One region of Triticum aestivum cultivar Chinese Spring chromosome 6B, IWGSC CS RefSeq v2.1, whole genome shotgun sequence genomic DNA includes:
- the LOC123136902 gene encoding uncharacterized protein isoform X2 yields the protein MKFRKGGKVEVLQKAEAPFGSWRPAEILSGNGHTYLVSYDPCLLDGSLAIERVPRKVIRPSPPSPGGPVCWVPGDILEVFDSYSWKVVEVVRLLGHEYYLVRLLGSSLELRVDASNLRTRQLWQDGKWVALPKDSARCAAGSHWSRTKGGNSGGSHLLLKNKNVFEDNMSRGMKRKTSAASAFPMQRSEVTKRFQTSRRDGRRQHLGPGDSLHLMDKGRSWRLVKHPSVGLC from the exons ATGAAATTCCGCAAAGGAGGCAAGGTGGAGGTACTGCAGAAGGCGGAGGCACCTTTCGGTTCCTGGAGGCCTGCCGAGATCCTTTCTGGCAATGGGCACACCTATCTTGTAAGCTATGATCCATGTCTGCTTGACGGTAGTCTGGCCATTGAAAGGGTTCCAAGAAAGGTGATAAGGCCTTCTCCCCCGTCCCCAGGTGGTCCGGTATGCTGGGTCCCAGGCGACATCCTTGAAGTCTTCGACAGCTATTCATGGAAGGTTGTGGAAGTCGTGAGATTGCTTGGTCATGAGTACTATCTTGTCAGGCTCCTCGGATCCTCCCTAGAATTGAGGGTAGATGCATCCAATCTTAGGACAAGGCAGCTTTGGCAAGATGGCAAATGGGTTGCTCTTCCAAAG GATTCTGCAAGATGTGCTGCTGGTTCACACTGGAGTCGGACAAAAGGTGGAAATTCAGGGGGCAGTCATCTTCTATTAAAGAACAAGAATGTGTTTGAAGACAATATGTCTCGAGGCATGAAGAGGAAAACCTCTGCTGCATCAGCTTTCCCTATGCAGCGCAGTGAAGTTACTAAGAGATTTCAGACTTCTCGCAGAGATGGAAGACGCCAACATCTTGGTCCTGGAGATTCTCTTCATTTGATGGATAAG GGCCGAAGTTGGAGGCTTGTAAAGCATCCTTCGGTAGGTCTGTGTTGA
- the LOC123136902 gene encoding uncharacterized protein isoform X1: MKFRKGGKVEVLQKAEAPFGSWRPAEILSGNGHTYLVSYDPCLLDGSLAIERVPRKVIRPSPPSPGGPVCWVPGDILEVFDSYSWKVVEVVRLLGHEYYLVRLLGSSLELRVDASNLRTRQLWQDGKWVALPKDSARCAAGSHWSRTKGGNSGGSHLLLKNKNVFEDNMSRGMKRKTSAASAFPMQRSEVTKRFQTSRRDGRRQHLGPGDSLHLMDKVDAVDSPCLMLGEKCMHDSLNNRANGFPKTNLAVVNANVDYQYPSVTTQDSDTDSATSSVGSCNPYGSPYRQAHPQEYDSGDICSRTDDDEASVSGTESPHPIKGGLGEETHLLELHAYRATMMALYAYGSISWEQEALMTNLRLTLNISTDEHLSELRNLANSAVCSR, from the exons ATGAAATTCCGCAAAGGAGGCAAGGTGGAGGTACTGCAGAAGGCGGAGGCACCTTTCGGTTCCTGGAGGCCTGCCGAGATCCTTTCTGGCAATGGGCACACCTATCTTGTAAGCTATGATCCATGTCTGCTTGACGGTAGTCTGGCCATTGAAAGGGTTCCAAGAAAGGTGATAAGGCCTTCTCCCCCGTCCCCAGGTGGTCCGGTATGCTGGGTCCCAGGCGACATCCTTGAAGTCTTCGACAGCTATTCATGGAAGGTTGTGGAAGTCGTGAGATTGCTTGGTCATGAGTACTATCTTGTCAGGCTCCTCGGATCCTCCCTAGAATTGAGGGTAGATGCATCCAATCTTAGGACAAGGCAGCTTTGGCAAGATGGCAAATGGGTTGCTCTTCCAAAG GATTCTGCAAGATGTGCTGCTGGTTCACACTGGAGTCGGACAAAAGGTGGAAATTCAGGGGGCAGTCATCTTCTATTAAAGAACAAGAATGTGTTTGAAGACAATATGTCTCGAGGCATGAAGAGGAAAACCTCTGCTGCATCAGCTTTCCCTATGCAGCGCAGTGAAGTTACTAAGAGATTTCAGACTTCTCGCAGAGATGGAAGACGCCAACATCTTGGTCCTGGAGATTCTCTTCATTTGATGGATAAGGTAGATGCTGTGGATTCCCCATGCTTAATGCTGGGTGAAAAATGCATGCATGATTCCTTAAATAACAGAGCAAATGGCTTTCCTAAAACAAACCTTGCAGTGGTTAATGCTAATGTTGATTATCAGTATCCCTCTGTAACAACTCAAGATAGTGATACTGATAGTGCCACATCCTCTGTTGGTAGTTGCAATCCCTACGGTAGCCCCTATAGACAAGCACATCCTCAAGAGTACGACAGTGGAGATATTTGTAGTAggactgatgatgatgaagcttctgtATCTGGAACTGAATCACCTCATCCAATTAAAGGTGGTCTGGGGGAAGAAACCCATCTGCTTGAGTTGCATGCTTATCGTGCAACAATGATGGCACTATATGCTTATGGATCAATTAGCTGGGAGCAAGAGGCTTTGATGACTAATCTGAGGCTTACACTGAACATCTCTACTGATGAACATTTATCAGAGTTAAGGAATTTGGCTAACTCTGCAGTTTGTTCTAGATAG